One Bacteroidota bacterium DNA segment encodes these proteins:
- a CDS encoding DPP IV N-terminal domain-containing protein has protein sequence MMKRFFQLFLFFFLADLFPFELIAQNRNLTIDQATLGRYREFYPQTLTQLQWRAGDETLTFVDEGGNAIEQIDKISGKKTLLVDIYTLNAVLQKNDIKNLDFFPDFKWIDRNSIAFQWDNHFLIYNVLQKKLEKNLKYDGRAKNVNLSFQNDALAYTLGNNLYLLDKDAVVKDITHDSDLNIVNGNIVSRNEFGINKGIFWSPKGDYLAFYRKDESNVTDYPLVDVTQRIATLKNIKYPMAGEKSEHVSLGVYDIKTGKTLFIENDKSSEQYLTNISWDPSEKYIYIAVLNREQNHLWLNKYEVATGQKVKTLFEETDNRYVEPLNPLYFLKAQPDEFIWQSRRDGYNHLYLYTTEGKLIRQLTSGPWEVLDLYGDDVKSENVFFASTKESPLDRQTYKVKISSGNVEALTSVQGTHHTKFDAAGNLFIDQYNSTTIPNKIEVCNTKGKRLSTLLTAPNKLADYKLGEETVSTLKSADGTTDLYYRLVKPVDFDPHKKYPVVVYVYGGPHDQLVTNEWHIGIDLWQQYMAGKGYVCFMLDNRGSSNRGMAFESIIHRHLGQNEMADQMKGVEFLKSLPYIDSTRIGVHGWSFGGFMTTSLMLHHPETFKVGVAGGPVIDWKYYEVMYGERYMDMPQENPEGYQQCDLKNYVQNLKGKLLIIHGCLDSTVVWQHSLTFLKACIDNKVLVDYFVYPTHEHNVRGTDRIHLMRKVTEYFDEYLK, from the coding sequence ATGATGAAGCGATTTTTTCAACTTTTCTTATTCTTTTTTTTAGCCGACCTTTTTCCTTTTGAACTTATTGCCCAGAACAGGAACTTAACTATTGATCAGGCTACCCTGGGGCGTTACCGGGAATTTTACCCTCAAACATTAACACAGTTGCAATGGAGGGCAGGTGATGAAACCCTTACTTTTGTCGACGAAGGTGGGAATGCAATCGAGCAGATTGACAAGATAAGCGGTAAGAAAACACTTTTGGTTGACATTTACACGCTAAATGCTGTTTTGCAAAAAAATGATATTAAAAATCTTGATTTTTTCCCGGATTTCAAATGGATTGATCGAAATTCAATTGCTTTTCAATGGGACAACCACTTTCTGATTTACAATGTCTTACAGAAAAAACTGGAAAAAAATCTCAAGTATGACGGGCGGGCAAAAAATGTAAACTTATCTTTTCAGAATGATGCTTTGGCTTATACCTTGGGAAATAATCTTTATTTGCTGGATAAAGATGCTGTGGTCAAAGATATCACTCATGACAGCGACTTGAATATTGTTAACGGGAATATAGTAAGCCGTAATGAATTCGGTATAAATAAGGGGATATTTTGGTCACCCAAAGGTGATTACCTGGCATTTTACCGCAAGGACGAATCCAATGTGACCGATTACCCTTTGGTGGATGTTACTCAGCGGATTGCTACTCTTAAAAATATTAAATATCCAATGGCTGGAGAAAAGAGCGAACATGTCTCCCTGGGTGTCTATGATATAAAAACTGGTAAAACTCTGTTTATAGAAAATGATAAATCTTCTGAACAGTATCTGACAAATATTTCCTGGGATCCTTCTGAAAAATACATTTACATTGCGGTTCTTAACCGTGAACAGAATCATCTCTGGCTAAATAAATATGAGGTTGCCACCGGCCAAAAAGTAAAAACTCTTTTTGAAGAGACGGATAACCGTTATGTTGAACCTTTGAATCCTCTTTATTTTTTGAAAGCCCAACCTGATGAGTTTATCTGGCAAAGCAGGCGCGATGGGTATAACCACCTTTATTTGTACACCACAGAAGGGAAATTGATCAGGCAATTGACCAGTGGCCCTTGGGAAGTCTTGGATTTATACGGAGATGATGTGAAAAGTGAAAATGTTTTCTTCGCTTCAACAAAAGAAAGTCCCTTGGACCGGCAGACTTATAAAGTAAAAATTTCATCAGGCAATGTGGAAGCTCTTACTTCTGTTCAGGGTACCCATCATACGAAGTTCGATGCTGCCGGAAATCTTTTTATTGACCAGTACAACAGTACTACTATTCCCAATAAAATTGAAGTTTGTAATACAAAGGGAAAACGATTATCCACTTTACTCACAGCTCCCAATAAATTAGCTGATTATAAACTTGGCGAAGAAACTGTCTCTACCCTCAAGTCAGCTGATGGGACAACGGATTTATATTACAGGCTGGTTAAACCGGTTGATTTCGATCCTCATAAAAAATATCCGGTCGTTGTTTATGTTTATGGCGGGCCGCATGACCAGCTGGTCACCAATGAATGGCATATCGGTATTGATTTATGGCAGCAATATATGGCCGGAAAGGGTTATGTTTGCTTTATGCTCGACAACAGGGGCTCTTCAAACCGGGGCATGGCCTTTGAAAGCATTATCCACAGGCATTTGGGGCAGAATGAAATGGCTGATCAGATGAAAGGAGTCGAATTTCTGAAAAGCCTGCCTTATATAGACAGTACCCGTATTGGCGTACATGGTTGGAGTTTTGGCGGATTTATGACTACTTCGTTGATGCTTCACCATCCTGAAACTTTTAAAGTGGGTGTTGCCGGCGGGCCTGTGATTGACTGGAAATATTATGAGGTAATGTATGGAGAACGCTATATGGATATGCCTCAGGAAAATCCGGAAGGATATCAGCAGTGCGATTTGAAAAATTATGTGCAGAATTTGAAGGGAAAATTATTGATTATTCATGGCTGCCTTGATTCTACAGTTGTTTGGCAACATAGCCTGACCTTTTTAAAGGCTTGCATAGATAATAAAGTGTTGGTGGACTATTTCGTTTATCCTACGCACGAACATAATGTAAGGGGAACCGACAGGATACATTTGATGCGCAAGGTTACCGAATATTTTGATGAATATCTCAAATAG
- a CDS encoding pyridoxal phosphate-dependent aminotransferase, with protein MKQTPIDFEIVKQKIKESGLKEVGKSSIREIVKLISDIEKATGQEYIHMEMGVPGLEPPRMGIDAEIEALNRGVASVYPDIEGLPELKQEASRFAKLFLNIDISPKSCIPTVGSMQGSFAAFLVANRSDRNKEGTLFIDPCFPVHKQQCKILGQACQSFDLFNYRGDKLKDKLESYFASGRISTLLYSNPNNPSWMCLTEEELQIIGELATQYDVIVVEDLAYFAMDFRKKMGTPGKPPFQSTVAHYTDNYYLTFSGSKVFSYAGQRTGLILMSDKLYNRHYPDLLRYYSSDHFGHAVTYGAIYALTAGAPHSTQYGMAAMLKAVNDGTYDFVKDISEYGRRAQMMKKMFIDNGFKIVYDKDIDQPVSDGFYFTIIYPGMSGSQLIEELLFYGISAISLDITGSEFEGLRACVSQFRNDQIPALEERLKKFREHHPLN; from the coding sequence ATGAAACAGACGCCAATTGATTTTGAAATCGTAAAACAAAAAATTAAAGAGAGCGGATTGAAAGAAGTCGGAAAATCTTCAATCCGGGAAATTGTAAAGTTAATTAGTGACATTGAAAAAGCAACAGGCCAGGAATATATCCACATGGAAATGGGCGTACCCGGCCTTGAACCTCCCCGTATGGGCATTGATGCCGAGATTGAGGCTTTGAACCGGGGAGTAGCTTCAGTTTATCCCGATATAGAAGGCCTTCCGGAACTTAAACAGGAAGCATCCCGTTTTGCAAAACTTTTTCTAAATATCGATATCAGCCCAAAATCCTGTATACCGACCGTCGGGTCCATGCAGGGAAGTTTTGCGGCATTTTTGGTAGCTAACCGCTCCGACAGAAATAAGGAAGGTACTTTGTTCATAGATCCTTGTTTTCCTGTTCATAAACAGCAATGTAAAATCCTGGGGCAAGCCTGTCAGTCGTTCGACCTTTTCAACTACAGGGGGGATAAGTTAAAGGATAAACTGGAAAGTTATTTTGCCAGCGGCAGGATATCCACTTTGCTGTATTCCAATCCCAATAATCCTTCCTGGATGTGCCTCACAGAAGAAGAACTTCAAATTATAGGTGAATTGGCCACCCAATATGATGTGATTGTTGTTGAAGACCTCGCCTACTTTGCCATGGACTTTCGTAAAAAAATGGGAACTCCCGGCAAACCTCCTTTCCAATCAACAGTTGCCCATTATACCGACAACTATTATCTAACCTTCTCAGGTTCGAAAGTATTCAGCTATGCCGGACAAAGGACAGGTTTAATTTTGATGTCAGATAAACTTTATAACAGACATTATCCTGATCTACTAAGGTATTATTCTTCCGATCATTTCGGGCATGCCGTAACTTATGGCGCCATTTATGCCCTGACGGCAGGGGCGCCCCATTCAACGCAATATGGAATGGCTGCCATGCTTAAGGCCGTAAACGACGGCACCTACGATTTCGTCAAAGACATCAGCGAATATGGCAGAAGAGCTCAAATGATGAAAAAAATGTTCATCGATAACGGTTTTAAAATCGTTTATGACAAGGATATTGACCAGCCGGTTTCGGACGGCTTTTATTTCACCATCATTTATCCGGGGATGAGCGGTTCACAGCTGATTGAAGAACTGTTGTTTTACGGAATCAGTGCTATTTCCCTTGATATCACCGGAAGTGAGTTTGAAGGGCTCCGGGCCTGTGTGTCGCAATTCAGAAATGATCAAATTCCCGCACTGGAAGAACGGTTGAAGAAATTCAGGGAACATCATCCCTTAAATTAA
- the clpB gene encoding ATP-dependent chaperone ClpB, which translates to MNTDNFTIKSQEAIQQAFTIAQGHGQQAVETGHLLKGIIETSESLISFLMNKLGANLNRISSVLDKIIESYPKVSGGEPYLSNDASNALMKAMNFSKEYGDQFVSVEHLFLGILALGDSISQMLKDNGISKSDLAKAIKELRKGSKVTSQTAEDTFNSLNRFAINLNEKARQGKLDPVIGRDEEIRRVLQILSRRTKNNPILIGEPGVGKTAIAEGLAQRIVNGDVPENLKSRQIFSLDMGALIAGAKYKGEFEERLKGVVKEVVESNGEVILFIDEIHTLVGAGQSEGAMDAANILKPALSKGDLRAIGATTLNEYQKYFEKDKALERRFQIVMIDEPDVLSSISILRGLKERYESHHRVRIKDEAIISAVELSQRYITNRFLPDKAIDLIDEAAAKLRFEMDSVPEEVDEVERHIQQLEIEREAIKREGEQVKLRDIEKELADLNEERARLRAKWQEEKGLVDQIQKNKSDIENFKLQAEQAERNGNYGLVAELRYGRIKEAEHNIEALKEELKKKQTDSILIREEVGSEDIAEIVSKWTGIPVNKMLQSEREKLLSMENDLHKRVVGQEEAIEAISNAIRRNRAGLQDARRPIGSFLFMGTTGVGKTELAKALAEFLFNDENMMTRIDMSEYQERFSVSRLIGAPPGYVGYEEGGQLTEAVRRKPYSVVLLDEIEKAHPDVFNILLQVLDDGRLTDSKGRVVNFKNTIIIMTSNVGSDLIRENFEHLTDANRDEVIERTKNQLFELMKRTIRPEFLNRIDELIMFTPLTRSEIRQIVKLQFAHIQKMMEANEVKMSITDAAIDWIANAGFDPQFGARPIKRTMQKYILNELSKHVLAGDINKDKEIRIDCDKNGLSFKHL; encoded by the coding sequence ATGAATACTGATAATTTTACAATCAAGTCACAGGAAGCTATTCAACAGGCTTTCACCATTGCCCAGGGACATGGTCAACAGGCAGTGGAAACGGGACATTTGCTTAAAGGAATTATAGAAACCTCTGAGAGTCTTATTTCCTTTTTGATGAATAAACTTGGGGCGAATTTAAACAGGATATCCTCTGTATTGGACAAGATTATTGAATCATATCCCAAGGTGAGCGGCGGGGAACCTTATCTGTCGAATGATGCAAGCAATGCGCTGATGAAAGCCATGAATTTCTCAAAGGAGTATGGCGATCAGTTTGTTTCTGTCGAACACTTATTCCTGGGGATACTGGCTTTGGGAGACAGCATTTCACAGATGCTTAAAGATAATGGGATTTCTAAATCAGATCTGGCCAAAGCTATTAAGGAACTTCGTAAAGGTTCAAAGGTAACCAGTCAGACCGCTGAAGATACCTTTAATTCACTCAACCGCTTTGCCATTAATCTGAATGAGAAAGCCCGTCAGGGTAAGCTCGATCCGGTCATCGGCAGGGACGAGGAAATCAGAAGGGTATTGCAAATCCTTTCAAGGCGTACAAAGAACAATCCTATTCTGATAGGAGAGCCGGGTGTCGGTAAGACTGCTATTGCCGAAGGCCTTGCTCAGCGGATTGTGAATGGTGATGTTCCTGAAAACTTGAAATCGAGGCAGATATTCTCTCTGGATATGGGCGCTCTTATTGCCGGTGCAAAATATAAAGGCGAATTTGAGGAGAGGTTGAAAGGAGTGGTGAAAGAAGTGGTGGAATCCAATGGCGAGGTCATCCTTTTTATAGATGAAATTCATACTTTGGTGGGCGCCGGACAAAGCGAAGGGGCCATGGATGCTGCAAATATCCTCAAACCTGCTCTGTCAAAAGGCGATTTGAGGGCTATTGGTGCCACTACCCTGAATGAATACCAGAAATATTTTGAAAAAGATAAAGCTCTGGAACGGCGTTTCCAGATTGTTATGATTGACGAACCTGATGTGTTGAGCTCAATATCTATCTTGCGGGGTCTGAAGGAACGCTATGAAAGTCATCATAGGGTAAGGATTAAGGATGAAGCCATCATCTCGGCTGTTGAACTTTCGCAGCGCTATATTACCAATCGTTTTCTGCCCGATAAGGCCATTGACCTGATTGATGAGGCAGCCGCAAAGCTTAGGTTTGAGATGGATTCTGTTCCGGAGGAGGTTGATGAAGTGGAACGCCATATTCAGCAGCTTGAAATTGAACGTGAGGCCATCAAACGGGAAGGCGAACAGGTTAAACTCAGGGATATTGAAAAGGAGTTGGCCGATTTGAACGAGGAAAGGGCCAGGTTGCGCGCAAAATGGCAGGAAGAAAAAGGCCTGGTCGATCAGATTCAAAAGAATAAATCGGATATTGAAAACTTCAAATTGCAAGCCGAACAGGCCGAACGCAATGGAAATTATGGATTGGTTGCTGAACTGCGCTATGGAAGGATTAAAGAAGCGGAACATAACATTGAGGCTTTAAAGGAAGAACTGAAGAAGAAACAAACCGATTCGATTTTAATCCGCGAAGAAGTGGGCAGTGAGGATATTGCGGAAATTGTTTCAAAATGGACGGGCATTCCGGTTAATAAAATGTTGCAGAGCGAAAGGGAAAAACTTCTTTCCATGGAGAATGATTTGCATAAACGGGTAGTAGGGCAGGAGGAAGCTATTGAAGCTATTTCCAATGCTATTCGGCGTAACCGTGCCGGGTTGCAGGATGCCAGAAGGCCTATTGGCTCTTTCCTGTTTATGGGGACTACCGGTGTCGGTAAAACAGAACTGGCCAAAGCTTTGGCTGAGTTCCTGTTTAACGATGAAAATATGATGACCCGTATCGATATGTCTGAATATCAGGAACGCTTTTCTGTTTCCCGGCTCATCGGAGCACCTCCGGGATATGTGGGATACGAGGAAGGTGGACAACTGACCGAGGCTGTCCGTAGAAAGCCTTATTCGGTGGTGTTGCTCGATGAAATAGAGAAAGCTCATCCGGATGTATTCAATATCCTTCTGCAGGTGCTTGATGACGGCCGTCTGACCGATAGCAAAGGCCGGGTGGTGAATTTTAAAAACACCATTATCATCATGACCTCCAATGTGGGATCTGATCTGATCAGGGAAAATTTCGAACATCTTACGGACGCTAACCGGGATGAAGTAATTGAAAGGACAAAGAACCAACTTTTTGAATTGATGAAAAGGACCATTCGCCCTGAATTTTTAAACCGTATTGACGAACTGATCATGTTTACTCCTTTGACAAGGTCCGAAATCAGGCAGATTGTGAAATTACAGTTTGCCCATATACAAAAGATGATGGAGGCTAATGAGGTGAAGATGTCTATTACTGATGCGGCTATTGACTGGATCGCTAATGCGGGTTTTGATCCTCAGTTTGGTGCAAGGCCCATTAAACGGACTATGCAGAAGTATATCCTGAATGAATTGTCAAAACATGTATTGGCAGGCGATATCAATAAAGATAAGGAAATCAGGATCGATTGCGATAAAAACGGGTTGTCGTTCAAACATTTATAA
- a CDS encoding aspartyl protease family protein, producing MKPPQKGKFLYKTCLFILLVITETFCIYAQSNPKKFIITDSKKKSYSLPFKLISNLIIIPVKINKSDTFQFVLDTGLNATILADYSERDSMTYKYSRPIRLHGLGDDQTLNALHTFENEITIGKIHGMHQDVCILLDKRLDLSSKLGTRINGLIGYSLIKDFILEINYERKLLTFYNPKTYVYKKRRKSMTIPLNMDDTKPYINAKITLENGVEIPVRLLIDSGASYSIWLLPNSNDSIKMPQKVINAYLGSGLNGDVYGQLGRIKKVAVGNQEMNQVITAFPDSAYLSSLTELDKRNGSIGEEILRKFTVLLDYRNEKITLTPNSTFKDPFTYNMSGIEIAAIFPGLRIYTITNISEGSPADLAGLKRDDIIISINGQPCQNLTISDILYMFERREGKKLKVEVLRNGQTIKTSFRLVRAI from the coding sequence ATGAAGCCACCACAAAAAGGAAAGTTTTTATATAAAACCTGTCTTTTTATTTTGTTAGTTATTACGGAGACATTTTGTATTTATGCTCAAAGTAATCCCAAGAAATTTATCATTACCGATTCCAAAAAAAAATCATATTCTTTACCCTTTAAATTAATCAGCAATCTGATCATCATTCCGGTAAAAATCAACAAATCAGACACTTTCCAGTTTGTCCTGGACACGGGCTTAAATGCAACCATTCTGGCCGATTATTCGGAACGCGACAGCATGACCTACAAATATTCCAGGCCAATTCGATTGCACGGACTGGGTGACGACCAGACCTTAAATGCCCTGCATACTTTCGAAAACGAAATTACTATAGGTAAAATACACGGCATGCACCAGGATGTATGTATATTACTTGACAAAAGGCTTGATTTATCTTCAAAATTAGGGACCAGAATAAATGGATTGATCGGCTACAGCCTGATCAAAGATTTCATCCTGGAAATAAACTATGAACGGAAGCTGCTCACCTTTTACAATCCCAAAACTTATGTTTATAAAAAGAGGCGGAAATCAATGACCATTCCCCTCAATATGGATGACACCAAGCCCTATATCAATGCAAAAATCACCCTGGAAAATGGCGTGGAAATCCCCGTTCGATTGCTCATTGACAGTGGGGCCAGTTATTCCATCTGGCTCTTGCCCAATTCCAACGACAGCATCAAAATGCCCCAGAAAGTAATCAATGCTTACCTGGGAAGCGGATTAAACGGGGATGTTTATGGGCAACTGGGAAGAATCAAAAAAGTAGCCGTAGGCAATCAGGAAATGAATCAGGTGATAACCGCCTTCCCGGATTCTGCTTACCTTAGCAGTCTGACTGAACTCGATAAACGAAATGGAAGTATAGGTGAAGAAATTCTTAGAAAATTCACCGTTCTACTTGACTACAGGAATGAGAAAATCACCCTGACTCCCAACTCGACATTTAAGGACCCCTTTACTTACAACATGAGTGGTATTGAAATTGCAGCCATTTTCCCCGGATTGAGAATTTATACCATCACCAATATCAGTGAGGGCTCACCTGCCGACTTGGCCGGATTGAAAAGAGATGACATCATCATATCAATCAACGGACAACCTTGTCAAAACCTCACTATTAGCGATATTCTCTATATGTTTGAACGAAGAGAAGGTAAAAAGCTAAAGGTAGAGGTTTTGAGAAACGGGCAAACCATTAAAACCAGTTTCCGGCTTGTCAGGGCTATTTGA
- a CDS encoding acetolactate synthase, whose protein sequence is GILRLIVSEPEKALSLLKDREFSVSLTDIISVVTPCQAGSFAKVLQLLSDKNISIEYMYAFSIASKAALMIRTEQIEETVALLQQNNMELLSSKQLAEF, encoded by the coding sequence GGAATTCTAAGGCTTATCGTATCCGAACCCGAAAAAGCACTTTCTTTGCTCAAAGATCGCGAATTTTCAGTAAGCCTTACCGACATCATTTCAGTAGTAACCCCCTGTCAGGCAGGGTCTTTTGCCAAAGTGCTCCAATTACTGTCTGACAAAAACATCAGCATAGAATATATGTATGCTTTTTCTATCGCCAGTAAAGCTGCATTGATGATTCGTACCGAACAGATTGAAGAAACCGTTGCCCTGCTGCAGCAAAACAATATGGAATTGCTTAGCTCAAAACAATTGGCCGAGTTCTGA
- a CDS encoding lactate utilization protein — protein MYDLSELKKQLEKNNFETYISKDPEEAKSIFFEKIFKIEKPASLCWGDSLTLYSTHVLDELKQDKNLQVIDPFDSTLTWKEQIDRRKKAFTCDMFLTGTNAVTAKGQLVNLDMVGNRVAALTFGPRKVVLFIGKNKIVKDLDEAFQRVKKIAPLNALRHPNMKTPCQKTLQCIDCKSPQRLCNTWTITEKSFPKNRIKIILIDQELGL, from the coding sequence ATGTACGATTTATCTGAACTAAAAAAACAACTTGAGAAAAATAATTTTGAAACCTATATTTCCAAAGATCCTGAAGAAGCGAAATCCATCTTCTTTGAAAAAATTTTCAAAATAGAAAAGCCCGCTTCCCTTTGTTGGGGAGATTCATTGACTCTTTATTCCACCCATGTCCTTGATGAACTTAAACAGGATAAAAACCTGCAGGTCATCGATCCATTTGACAGCACCCTGACCTGGAAAGAACAGATTGACAGGCGGAAAAAAGCTTTTACCTGCGATATGTTCCTGACCGGGACAAATGCCGTGACTGCCAAAGGCCAACTGGTCAACCTGGATATGGTAGGAAACCGGGTCGCAGCCCTAACCTTCGGCCCGCGAAAAGTAGTCCTGTTTATCGGGAAAAACAAGATTGTCAAGGACCTGGATGAAGCCTTTCAAAGAGTGAAGAAAATTGCCCCGCTAAATGCCCTTCGTCACCCCAACATGAAAACGCCCTGTCAAAAAACGCTTCAGTGCATAGATTGTAAAAGCCCGCAAAGGCTTTGCAACACCTGGACAATTACAGAGAAATCTTTTCCAAAAAACAGAATTAAAATCATTTTAATCGACCAGGAATTGGGATTATAA
- a CDS encoding phenylacetate--CoA ligase → MIWNQTFECMSREEMRKCQSQRLHDMVERVYHNVPFYRNKLQESGIGPEDIHTVDDLKRLPFTLKTDLRDNYPFGLFSVPMSEVVRVHASSGTTGRPTVVGYTRKDIATWAEVVARALTSAGLSKHDFIQIAYGYGLFTGGLGVHYGSEKIGASVIPVSGGNTQRQIQIMHDFGSTALACTPSYALYLAEAIADSPYKREEFKLRTGVFGAEPWTNAMRKEIEEKLGIKAFDIFGLSEVIGPGVACECQYQQGLHVYEDHFIPEIIDPQTLEVLPEGSVGELVFTTITKEGLPLIRYRTHDLSSLIYEKCTCGRTLVRMTKCAGRTDDMLIIRGVNLFPSQIETVLIEMNETTPHYLLIVDRINNLDTIELQVEIDPQFVSDKISQLQNLTKKIRDKIESAIGLSIDVKLVEPKTIERSEGKAKRVIDKRKL, encoded by the coding sequence ATGATTTGGAACCAGACCTTTGAATGCATGAGCCGCGAGGAAATGCGCAAGTGCCAGAGCCAACGTCTGCACGATATGGTAGAACGGGTTTATCACAATGTGCCTTTTTACCGGAACAAACTTCAGGAATCCGGTATCGGGCCGGAAGATATACATACAGTTGATGACTTAAAGAGACTTCCCTTCACCCTAAAAACAGATTTAAGGGATAATTATCCCTTCGGTTTATTCAGCGTCCCTATGAGCGAAGTTGTTCGGGTACATGCTTCCTCTGGTACTACCGGAAGGCCTACTGTGGTAGGCTATACCCGCAAAGACATTGCCACTTGGGCCGAAGTTGTTGCCCGGGCTTTGACCAGTGCAGGGCTGAGCAAACACGATTTTATCCAGATTGCTTATGGTTACGGTCTATTCACCGGTGGACTAGGCGTTCATTATGGAAGTGAGAAAATCGGAGCTTCCGTTATCCCTGTTTCCGGGGGAAATACCCAAAGGCAAATTCAGATCATGCACGACTTTGGCAGTACAGCCCTTGCATGCACCCCTTCCTATGCCTTGTATCTTGCCGAAGCTATAGCCGACAGTCCATACAAAAGAGAAGAATTCAAGCTGCGTACCGGAGTTTTCGGTGCTGAACCCTGGACAAACGCCATGCGTAAAGAGATAGAAGAAAAGCTTGGAATTAAAGCTTTCGATATTTTCGGCCTCAGCGAAGTCATTGGACCCGGCGTTGCATGTGAATGCCAGTATCAGCAAGGACTTCATGTTTATGAAGATCATTTTATCCCGGAAATTATTGATCCCCAAACCCTGGAAGTCCTTCCTGAAGGAAGCGTAGGGGAATTGGTCTTTACCACCATCACTAAAGAAGGATTGCCGCTGATCCGCTACCGGACACATGATCTTTCCAGCCTGATTTATGAAAAATGCACCTGTGGAAGGACATTGGTCAGGATGACGAAATGTGCAGGACGGACGGACGATATGCTCATCATCCGCGGCGTAAATCTCTTCCCCTCACAAATAGAAACCGTTCTGATCGAAATGAACGAAACAACTCCCCATTACCTGCTTATCGTGGACAGGATCAATAACCTCGACACAATTGAACTACAGGTTGAAATTGATCCCCAGTTCGTTTCCGACAAGATTAGTCAGTTGCAAAACCTGACCAAAAAGATCAGGGACAAGATAGAAAGTGCAATTGGATTGAGCATTGATGTAAAACTGGTAGAACCCAAAACCATCGAACGCAGTGAAGGTAAAGCGAAAAGAGTGATAGACAAAAGAAAATTATGA